The Dokdonella koreensis DS-123 genome has a segment encoding these proteins:
- a CDS encoding D-alanine--D-alanine ligase, with product MSTQVSDPRRFGRVAVALGGDSAEREVSLDSGRNVLEALRASGVDAHPVDGIPALLDALRAGHYARVFNILHGRGGEDGVLQGALDSLRVPYTGSGVLGSALAMDKIRTKQVWQARGLPTPRYLAFGRGEDIAGALRELGFPAIVKPSHEGSSVGITRVFTEADVPAAIELAARYDGELVIEQLIDGDELTVGILDGVALPSIRIVPKGAFYDYHAKYVAEDTQYLCPGLDGAAEADVRALALTAFLATGCSGWGRVDLMRDRAGRNYLLEVNTTPGMTSHSLVPKAAAQVGIDFRTLCWRILETSLAREAP from the coding sequence ATGAGCACCCAGGTCAGCGATCCACGCCGGTTCGGCCGCGTCGCCGTGGCACTGGGCGGCGATTCGGCCGAGCGCGAGGTTTCGCTCGATTCCGGACGCAACGTGCTCGAGGCGCTGCGCGCCAGCGGCGTCGACGCGCATCCGGTCGACGGCATCCCGGCCCTGCTGGACGCGCTACGCGCCGGCCACTACGCGCGCGTGTTCAACATCCTGCACGGCCGCGGCGGCGAAGACGGCGTGCTGCAGGGCGCGCTCGATTCGCTGCGCGTGCCGTACACCGGGTCGGGCGTGCTCGGCTCGGCGCTGGCGATGGACAAGATCCGGACCAAGCAGGTCTGGCAGGCGCGTGGCCTGCCGACACCGCGTTACCTGGCCTTCGGGCGCGGCGAGGACATCGCCGGGGCGCTGCGCGAGCTGGGCTTCCCGGCGATCGTCAAGCCGTCGCACGAGGGCTCCAGCGTCGGCATCACGCGCGTGTTCACCGAGGCCGACGTGCCCGCCGCGATCGAGCTGGCGGCCCGCTACGACGGTGAACTGGTGATCGAACAGCTGATCGACGGCGACGAGCTGACCGTCGGCATCCTCGACGGCGTGGCGCTGCCGTCGATCCGGATCGTGCCCAAGGGCGCGTTCTACGACTACCACGCCAAGTACGTGGCAGAGGACACGCAGTACCTGTGCCCGGGGCTGGACGGGGCCGCCGAGGCCGACGTGCGCGCGCTGGCGCTGACCGCGTTCCTGGCGACGGGCTGCAGCGGCTGGGGCCGGGTGGACCTGATGCGCGACCGGGCCGGCCGGAACTACCTGCTGGAGGTCAACACGACGCCGGGGATGACCAGCCATTCGCTGGTGCCCAAGGCGGCGGCCCAGGTCGGTATCGACTTCCGCACGCTGTGTTGGCGGATCCTGGAGACCAGCCTTGCCAGGGAGGCGCCATGA
- a CDS encoding UDP-N-acetylmuramoyl-tripeptide--D-alanyl-D-alanine ligase, with protein sequence MLTQSLQRIAAATHGTLVGADRTVGAVATDSRRAQAGALFVALRGERFDAHDFVAQAAANGAVAALVERPLAIDLPQVLVADTERALGDLARAARLASRARVVGITGSNGKTTVKTLVAAILERHGRTHVNAGNLNNEIGLPLSVLAMPDDVEYAVFEMGAGKPGDIAYLVDIARPDIAVVNNVAPAHLERLGSLRGVAETKGAIYAGLPADGTAVINADDAFAGYFAGLAGTRRILRYGLDLSAEVNAQRIGSGRFELCTPAGTVEVALPLPGRHNVLNALAASALALALAVPLETIRAGLEAAPPVQGRLLRHRLADGAVLIDDSYNANPGSFAAAIAILAAEHGETVLVMGDMGELGTDSEALHAQTGTLARRSGIGRLHAVGPRSAAAVQAFGPGAMHHADQATLIAALRGLLRHDTVLLVKGSRSSAMDRVVRALLDDESGSEGAKAEETRHVA encoded by the coding sequence ATGCTGACCCAGTCCCTGCAGCGGATCGCGGCGGCGACGCACGGCACCCTGGTCGGCGCGGACCGGACGGTCGGCGCCGTCGCCACCGACAGCCGCCGCGCACAGGCCGGTGCCCTGTTCGTCGCGCTGCGTGGCGAGCGTTTCGATGCGCACGATTTCGTGGCCCAGGCCGCCGCCAACGGCGCGGTCGCGGCCCTGGTCGAGCGCCCGCTCGCGATCGACCTGCCGCAGGTCCTCGTCGCCGACACCGAGCGTGCGCTCGGCGACCTGGCGCGCGCCGCGCGCCTGGCCAGCCGCGCGCGGGTGGTCGGCATCACCGGTTCCAACGGCAAGACCACGGTCAAGACCCTGGTCGCGGCGATCCTCGAGCGGCATGGCCGCACGCACGTCAACGCCGGTAACCTCAACAACGAGATCGGCCTGCCGCTGTCGGTACTGGCGATGCCGGACGACGTCGAGTACGCCGTGTTCGAGATGGGCGCCGGCAAGCCCGGCGACATCGCCTATCTCGTCGACATTGCGCGGCCGGACATCGCGGTGGTCAACAACGTCGCACCGGCGCATCTGGAGCGGCTCGGCAGCCTGCGGGGCGTGGCCGAGACCAAGGGTGCGATCTACGCCGGCCTGCCGGCGGACGGCACTGCCGTGATCAATGCCGACGACGCGTTCGCCGGCTACTTCGCCGGCCTGGCCGGTACGCGGCGCATCCTGCGCTACGGCCTGGACCTGTCGGCCGAGGTCAACGCCCAGCGCATCGGCAGCGGCCGTTTCGAACTGTGCACGCCGGCCGGCACCGTCGAGGTGGCGCTGCCGCTGCCGGGGCGCCACAACGTACTCAATGCGCTGGCGGCCAGCGCGCTGGCGCTGGCGCTCGCCGTCCCGCTGGAGACGATCCGCGCCGGCCTGGAGGCCGCGCCGCCGGTGCAGGGCCGGTTGCTGCGTCATCGCCTGGCCGACGGTGCGGTGCTGATCGACGACAGCTACAACGCCAACCCCGGCTCGTTCGCCGCGGCGATCGCGATCCTCGCCGCCGAGCACGGCGAAACGGTCCTGGTGATGGGCGACATGGGCGAGCTCGGCACCGACAGCGAGGCCCTGCATGCGCAGACCGGCACGCTGGCCCGCCGCAGCGGCATCGGCCGCCTGCACGCGGTCGGGCCGCGCAGCGCCGCAGCCGTGCAGGCGTTCGGCCCGGGCGCGATGCATCACGCCGACCAGGCCACGCTGATCGCCGCCCTGCGGGGCCTGCTGCGGCACGATACGGTGCTGCTGGTCAAGGGGTCGCGGTCCTCGGCGATGGACCGCGTCGTGCGCGCGCTGCTCGACGACGAGTCGGGCAGCGAAGGCGCCAAGGCGGAGGAGACGCGCCATGTTGCTTGA
- a CDS encoding UDP-N-acetylmuramoyl-L-alanyl-D-glutamate--2,6-diaminopimelate ligase, whose product MSRQHPTTLRDLLAGIVDAGDVVIGGLSEDSRRIAAGDAFVALRGGQVHGLVHAPAALARGAAAILAEPPAPAGAPPLPSAAPLVWIDDLRQRLGTIAARFHGDPSRALRVIGVTGTNGKTSTVQLLAQALAHAGRRSATIGTLGAGLHGAIQAGERTTPDAIAVQALLAEFRDAGATDVAMEVSSHALDQGRVNAVVFQVAVFTNLTRDHLDYHGDMVAYGAAKAALFHWPELAAAVVNIDDPFGRELAGGIGAATRRLTYGLDAPGADVGASAITTSGEGLAFHLRTPWGEGPVRTRLLGRFNVANLLAVVACLGLAGVDFDGIVDALAALEPVAGRMSRLGGRHGAPLLVVDYAHTPDALEKALTTLRAHCAGELVCLFGCGGERDAGKRPQMAAIAEALADRVVVTDDNPRGEDGDAIVAAILAGFTDPQRVRVQRDRARAIAEAVQAARAGDVVLIAGKGHEPYQEVGGIRIPFDDRAVAQAALEARPC is encoded by the coding sequence ATGAGCCGCCAGCATCCGACAACCTTGCGTGACCTGCTCGCCGGCATCGTCGATGCCGGCGATGTCGTGATCGGCGGTCTCAGCGAGGACTCGCGCCGGATCGCGGCCGGCGACGCCTTCGTCGCGCTGCGCGGCGGGCAGGTGCACGGCCTGGTCCATGCGCCGGCCGCGCTGGCCCGGGGCGCGGCGGCGATCCTGGCCGAGCCGCCGGCACCGGCCGGCGCGCCGCCGCTGCCGTCCGCCGCGCCTCTGGTCTGGATCGATGACCTGCGCCAGCGGCTCGGTACGATCGCGGCGCGATTCCACGGCGATCCGTCGCGGGCGTTGCGCGTGATCGGCGTCACCGGTACCAACGGCAAGACCTCCACCGTGCAGCTGCTCGCGCAGGCGCTGGCCCATGCCGGCCGCCGCAGCGCGACGATCGGCACGCTCGGCGCCGGCCTGCACGGCGCCATCCAGGCCGGCGAGCGGACCACGCCCGATGCGATCGCGGTGCAGGCCCTGCTGGCCGAGTTCCGCGATGCCGGCGCGACCGACGTGGCGATGGAGGTGTCCTCGCACGCCCTCGACCAGGGACGTGTCAATGCGGTCGTGTTCCAGGTCGCGGTCTTCACCAACCTGACGCGTGACCATCTGGACTATCACGGCGACATGGTGGCCTACGGCGCAGCCAAGGCCGCGCTGTTCCACTGGCCGGAGCTGGCGGCTGCCGTCGTCAACATCGACGATCCGTTCGGCCGCGAACTGGCGGGCGGCATCGGTGCGGCGACGCGCCGGCTGACCTACGGCCTCGATGCGCCGGGGGCCGACGTCGGTGCCAGCGCGATCACGACGTCCGGGGAGGGGCTGGCCTTCCACCTGCGCACGCCCTGGGGCGAAGGCCCGGTCCGCACCCGCCTGCTCGGCCGCTTCAACGTCGCCAACCTGCTCGCCGTGGTCGCCTGCCTGGGACTGGCGGGCGTGGACTTCGACGGCATCGTCGACGCACTGGCGGCCCTGGAGCCGGTCGCCGGCCGCATGAGCCGGCTCGGCGGGCGGCACGGCGCGCCGCTGCTGGTCGTGGACTATGCACACACCCCCGATGCGCTGGAGAAGGCGCTGACCACGCTGCGCGCGCACTGTGCCGGCGAGCTGGTCTGCCTGTTCGGTTGCGGCGGCGAGCGCGACGCCGGCAAGCGGCCGCAGATGGCGGCGATCGCCGAGGCACTGGCGGACCGCGTCGTCGTCACCGACGACAACCCCCGGGGCGAGGATGGCGATGCGATCGTCGCGGCGATCCTCGCCGGCTTCACCGATCCGCAACGCGTCCGCGTACAGCGCGATCGCGCGCGCGCGATCGCCGAGGCGGTGCAGGCCGCCCGGGCCGGCGACGTGGTGCTGATCGCCGGCAAGGGACACGAGCCCTACCAGGAAGTGGGCGGCATCCGCATCCCCTTCGACGACCGGGCCGTCGCCCAGGCAGCACTGGAGGCACGGCCATGCTGA
- a CDS encoding peptidoglycan D,D-transpeptidase FtsI family protein translates to MTVRVRPPSLRKRMSFVVMVLALASTALIVRAVDLQIVRKDFYQGEGDARHLRDIPIQVSRGTIFDRNGEPLAVSTPVEAIWAIPREVLDKGRDQLPDLARALGVDVESLTQRLTQRLAQTAGRDFMYLKRPVDPDVAEEILAMHIPGVASERAFRRYYPSGEVAGHVLGFTNVDDRGQEGLELAFDEWLAGQPGVKRVIRDLRGQVVENVELVREAQPGRDLTLSIDRRIQYLAYRELKSAIISNSATSGSMIVLDVRNGEILAMVNQPSYNPNARSGDAAYRRNRALTDVIEPGSTMKAFTVAAGLESGKWKPNTPVDTTPGTYLLAGGYTIRDIRNFGLLDVTGIITKSSNVGAIKISLTLPNESFYDLLHRFGFGEVSGSGFPGESPGFLPPPRSWGPVEKATISYGYGLNVTPMQLAQAYAALANGGRLRPPTFVKGTLNPDVEVLSPQIAATMVSMLETVVTVGGGAKAGVPNYRVAGKTGTARRATGGSYESRHVSLFAGMVPVTDPRLVGVVVIHDPGGGRGGAPYYGGLVSAPVFSKVMTEALRLLDVPPDNVQNWYTGSPDGRPTIVPPPPAPDEASDLSRYEEGVPQ, encoded by the coding sequence ATGACCGTGCGCGTGCGCCCGCCCAGCCTGCGCAAGCGCATGTCGTTCGTCGTCATGGTGCTGGCGCTGGCATCGACGGCGCTGATCGTGCGCGCCGTCGACCTGCAGATCGTGCGCAAGGACTTCTACCAGGGCGAAGGCGACGCGCGCCATCTGCGCGACATCCCGATCCAGGTCTCACGCGGCACGATCTTCGACCGCAACGGGGAGCCGCTGGCCGTGTCCACGCCGGTGGAGGCGATCTGGGCGATCCCGCGCGAAGTGCTCGACAAGGGGCGCGACCAGCTGCCGGACCTGGCGCGCGCGCTCGGCGTCGACGTCGAGTCGCTGACCCAGCGCCTGACCCAGCGCCTGGCGCAGACCGCCGGCCGCGATTTCATGTACCTGAAGCGCCCGGTGGACCCGGACGTGGCCGAAGAGATCCTGGCCATGCACATCCCCGGTGTCGCCAGCGAGCGCGCGTTCCGGCGCTACTACCCGAGCGGCGAAGTGGCCGGCCACGTGCTCGGCTTCACCAACGTCGACGATCGCGGCCAGGAAGGGCTGGAGCTGGCGTTCGACGAATGGCTGGCCGGCCAGCCCGGCGTCAAGCGCGTGATCCGCGACCTGCGCGGCCAGGTCGTCGAGAACGTGGAACTGGTCCGCGAAGCTCAGCCCGGGCGCGACCTGACGCTGTCGATCGACCGGCGCATCCAGTACCTGGCCTACCGCGAGCTCAAGAGCGCCATCATCAGCAACAGCGCCACCTCCGGCTCGATGATCGTGCTCGACGTGCGCAACGGCGAGATCCTGGCGATGGTCAACCAGCCCTCGTACAACCCCAATGCGCGCAGCGGCGACGCGGCCTACCGGCGCAACCGCGCGCTGACCGACGTGATCGAGCCCGGGTCGACGATGAAGGCGTTCACGGTCGCCGCCGGCCTGGAAAGCGGCAAGTGGAAGCCGAACACGCCGGTCGACACGACGCCTGGTACCTACCTGCTGGCCGGCGGCTACACGATCCGCGACATCCGCAACTTCGGGCTGCTCGACGTCACCGGCATCATCACCAAGTCCAGCAACGTCGGCGCGATCAAGATCTCGCTGACCCTGCCCAACGAGAGCTTCTACGACCTGCTCCACCGCTTCGGTTTCGGCGAGGTCAGCGGCAGCGGCTTCCCGGGCGAGTCGCCCGGCTTCCTGCCGCCGCCGCGCAGCTGGGGCCCGGTCGAGAAGGCGACGATCTCCTACGGCTACGGCCTCAACGTCACGCCGATGCAGCTGGCCCAGGCGTACGCCGCGCTCGCCAACGGCGGCCGGCTGCGGCCGCCGACCTTCGTCAAGGGCACGCTCAATCCGGACGTGGAAGTCCTCTCGCCGCAGATCGCCGCCACTATGGTGTCGATGCTCGAGACCGTGGTGACCGTCGGCGGCGGCGCGAAGGCCGGCGTGCCCAACTACCGCGTCGCCGGCAAGACCGGCACCGCGCGCCGCGCCACCGGCGGCAGCTACGAGAGCCGCCACGTCTCGCTGTTCGCCGGCATGGTGCCGGTGACCGATCCGCGCCTGGTCGGCGTGGTCGTCATCCACGATCCGGGCGGCGGCCGCGGCGGGGCGCCGTACTACGGCGGCCTGGTCTCCGCGCCGGTGTTCAGCAAGGTGATGACCGAAGCGCTGCGCCTGCTCGACGTACCGCCCGACAACGTCCAGAACTGGTACACCGGATCGCCAGACGGCCGGCCGACCATCGTCCCTCCGCCGCCGGCTCCCGACGAAGCCTCGGACCTGTCGCGCTACGAGGAGGGCGTGCCGCAATGA
- the ftsW gene encoding putative lipid II flippase FtsW, translated as MLLFDFSANTQATRRSEPVGRYDAGLLLAAIALACLGVVMVASSSIAVAEGQKIGAFYYLNRHLLFLALGIGLAIVVARTELEWVERHALLLLLAGFGLLLLVFIPGIGLRINGARRWLHLGISGFQPVEAAKLCMIVWLSSYLVRHRDGVQTRLFGVIKPLGMALLMVVVLLAQPDFGSAVLMVAVTLGMVWLGGARLRNLALLGCLAIPAMVWVAFSEDYRIKRLTSFLDPWADPYNDGFQLTQALIAIGRGEWLGVGLGGSVQKLFYLPMAHTDFILAVLAEELGLAGIVLVLVLFGWLAARGFTIGLRAVERGQRFAGYCAFGVVLMLTLQALVSIGVNLGVLPTKGLTLPLISSGGSSVLMTCVAIGLLARCSYEVSRAENAAAQAVAVSALEEVRT; from the coding sequence ATGCTGCTGTTCGACTTCTCCGCCAACACCCAGGCGACCCGGCGCAGCGAGCCGGTCGGGCGGTACGACGCCGGCCTGCTGCTGGCGGCGATCGCGCTCGCCTGCCTCGGCGTGGTGATGGTCGCCTCCAGTTCGATCGCGGTGGCCGAGGGCCAGAAGATCGGCGCGTTCTACTACCTCAACCGCCACCTGCTGTTCCTGGCCCTCGGCATCGGCCTGGCGATCGTCGTGGCGCGGACCGAGCTGGAATGGGTCGAGCGCCATGCGCTGCTGCTGTTGCTGGCCGGCTTCGGCCTGCTGCTTCTGGTGTTCATCCCCGGCATCGGCCTGCGCATCAACGGCGCGCGGCGCTGGCTGCACCTGGGCATTTCCGGCTTCCAGCCGGTCGAGGCGGCCAAGCTGTGCATGATCGTGTGGCTGTCGAGCTACCTGGTGCGCCACCGCGACGGCGTGCAGACGCGCCTGTTCGGCGTCATCAAGCCGCTCGGCATGGCCCTGCTGATGGTCGTCGTCCTGCTGGCGCAGCCGGACTTCGGCAGCGCGGTGCTGATGGTGGCGGTCACGCTCGGCATGGTCTGGCTCGGCGGCGCGCGGCTGCGCAACCTGGCGCTGCTCGGCTGCCTGGCGATTCCGGCGATGGTCTGGGTCGCCTTCAGCGAGGACTACCGCATCAAGCGGCTGACCTCGTTCCTGGACCCCTGGGCCGACCCGTACAACGACGGCTTCCAGCTGACCCAGGCGCTGATCGCGATCGGCCGCGGCGAGTGGCTCGGCGTCGGCCTCGGCGGCTCGGTGCAGAAGCTGTTCTACCTGCCGATGGCGCATACCGATTTCATCCTGGCCGTGCTCGCGGAGGAACTGGGACTGGCCGGCATCGTCCTGGTCCTGGTCCTGTTCGGCTGGCTGGCGGCGCGCGGCTTCACGATCGGCCTGCGTGCGGTCGAGCGCGGCCAGCGGTTCGCCGGCTACTGCGCCTTCGGCGTGGTGCTGATGCTGACGCTGCAGGCGCTGGTCTCGATCGGCGTCAACCTCGGCGTGCTGCCGACCAAGGGATTGACCCTGCCGCTGATCAGCTCGGGTGGATCGAGCGTGCTGATGACCTGCGTGGCGATCGGCCTGCTGGCGCGCTGCAGCTACGAGGTCTCGCGCGCGGAGAACGCCGCGGCCCAGGCGGTGGCGGTCTCGGCGCTCGAGGAGGTGCGGACATGA
- the mraY gene encoding phospho-N-acetylmuramoyl-pentapeptide-transferase → MLLELAKLLEDWISGFHLFQYLTFRAIMSALTALAVSLLVGPSVIRKLAELKAGQVVRSDGPQTHLVKAGTPTMGGGLILLAITVSTLLWMDLRNRYVWIVLAVTLAFGAIGFYDDYKKLVLRDSRGLAARWKYFWQSVFALTVAVTLYLTATTPSETALYLPLFKQVAVPLGLLFVPLAYLMIAGFSNAVNLTDGLDGLAIMPAVLVATALGAFAYLAGNAVFSNYLQIPSIPGAGELAIFCGALAGAGLGFLWFNAYPAQVFMGDVGALAIGAALGTLAVIVRQEIVLLVMGGVFVLETASVMIQVASFKLTGKRVFRMAPIHHHFELKGWPEPRVIVRFWIISVVLVLIGLATLKVR, encoded by the coding sequence ATGTTGCTTGAACTCGCCAAGCTGCTCGAGGACTGGATCAGCGGCTTCCACCTGTTCCAGTACCTGACCTTCCGGGCGATCATGAGCGCGCTGACCGCGCTGGCGGTGTCGTTGCTGGTCGGCCCGTCGGTGATCCGCAAGCTGGCCGAGCTCAAGGCCGGCCAGGTCGTGCGCAGCGACGGTCCGCAGACGCACCTGGTCAAGGCGGGCACGCCGACGATGGGCGGCGGGCTGATCCTGCTGGCGATCACCGTGTCGACCCTGTTGTGGATGGACCTTCGCAACCGCTACGTGTGGATCGTGCTGGCGGTGACGCTGGCGTTCGGCGCGATCGGCTTCTACGACGACTACAAGAAGCTGGTGCTGAGGGACAGCCGCGGCCTGGCCGCGCGCTGGAAGTACTTCTGGCAATCGGTGTTCGCGCTCACCGTCGCGGTCACCCTGTACCTGACCGCGACGACGCCGTCGGAGACCGCGCTGTACCTGCCGCTGTTCAAGCAGGTGGCGGTGCCGCTCGGCCTGCTGTTCGTCCCGCTCGCCTACCTGATGATCGCCGGCTTCTCCAACGCGGTGAACCTGACCGACGGCCTGGATGGCCTGGCGATCATGCCGGCGGTGCTGGTCGCGACCGCGCTGGGCGCGTTCGCCTACCTCGCCGGCAACGCGGTGTTCTCCAATTACCTGCAGATCCCCTCGATTCCGGGTGCCGGCGAGCTGGCGATCTTCTGCGGCGCGCTGGCCGGGGCGGGCCTGGGCTTCCTCTGGTTCAACGCCTACCCGGCCCAGGTCTTCATGGGCGACGTCGGCGCGCTGGCGATCGGCGCGGCACTCGGCACGCTGGCCGTGATCGTGCGCCAGGAGATCGTGCTGCTGGTGATGGGCGGCGTGTTCGTGCTGGAAACGGCCTCGGTGATGATCCAGGTGGCGAGCTTCAAGCTGACCGGCAAGCGCGTGTTCCGCATGGCGCCGATCCATCACCACTTCGAGCTGAAGGGCTGGCCCGAGCCGCGCGTGATCGTGCGCTTCTGGATCATCAGCGTCGTGCTGGTGCTGATCGGCCTGGCCACGTTGAAGGTGCGCTGA
- the murG gene encoding undecaprenyldiphospho-muramoylpentapeptide beta-N-acetylglucosaminyltransferase produces the protein MSAHDTDAPVLIMAGGTGGHIFPGIAVGGELRARGVPVVWLGGQHGLEQTLVPAAGFPLETLAFGGVRGKGLATRLMALPRLGIALLAARRLLRRLRPRSVLALGGYAAAPGGLAARTVGLPLVVHEQNRVPGMTNRLLARHATRVLSGFADAFADARAEWVGNPVRVAIADLPAPERRLAGREGALRILVLGGSQGAQSLNGQLPAVFSRRGGHRAFEVRHQCGAAHVEATRRLYATAGIEATVDAFIDDMASAYAWADLAICRSGALTIAELCAAGVPAILVPFPHAVDDHQTCNAEAMTNAGAARLLPEGDGFLSRLGVAIDELTAQRGQLVAMAVAARRLARPDAARRIADVCLEVAA, from the coding sequence ATGAGCGCACACGACACCGACGCCCCGGTCCTGATCATGGCCGGCGGTACCGGCGGGCACATCTTCCCCGGCATCGCCGTCGGCGGCGAATTGCGCGCGCGCGGCGTACCGGTGGTCTGGCTCGGCGGGCAGCACGGTCTGGAGCAGACCCTGGTGCCGGCCGCCGGCTTCCCGCTGGAGACGCTGGCGTTCGGCGGCGTGCGCGGCAAGGGCCTGGCCACGCGCCTGATGGCGCTGCCACGCCTGGGCATCGCGCTGCTGGCTGCGCGCCGGCTGCTCCGCCGGCTGCGGCCGCGCAGCGTGCTGGCACTGGGCGGATACGCCGCCGCGCCCGGCGGGCTGGCCGCCCGTACGGTCGGCCTGCCGCTCGTGGTCCACGAACAGAACCGCGTTCCCGGCATGACCAACCGGCTGCTGGCGCGCCATGCGACACGCGTATTGAGCGGCTTCGCCGACGCATTCGCCGATGCGCGCGCCGAATGGGTCGGCAACCCGGTGCGCGTCGCGATCGCCGATCTGCCCGCGCCGGAACGGCGCCTGGCCGGCCGGGAAGGCGCGCTGCGCATCCTCGTGCTCGGTGGCAGCCAGGGCGCGCAGAGCCTCAACGGGCAGCTGCCGGCGGTCTTCAGCCGGCGCGGCGGCCATCGCGCGTTCGAGGTGCGCCACCAGTGCGGCGCGGCCCATGTCGAGGCCACTCGCCGCCTGTACGCCACGGCCGGCATCGAAGCCACGGTCGATGCATTCATCGACGACATGGCATCGGCCTATGCCTGGGCCGACCTGGCGATCTGCCGGTCCGGCGCGTTGACCATCGCCGAACTCTGCGCCGCGGGCGTCCCGGCGATCCTGGTGCCGTTCCCGCACGCGGTGGACGACCACCAGACATGCAACGCGGAGGCGATGACGAATGCCGGCGCCGCCCGCCTGCTGCCCGAGGGCGACGGCTTCCTGAGCCGCCTGGGCGTCGCGATCGACGAACTGACGGCGCAGCGCGGGCAGCTCGTGGCCATGGCCGTGGCCGCGCGGAGGCTGGCCCGGCCCGACGCGGCCCGGCGCATCGCCGACGTCTGCCTGGAGGTGGCCGCATGA
- the murC gene encoding UDP-N-acetylmuramate--L-alanine ligase, which produces MTPSRIHRHGDIMQDFRRVHFIGIGGVGMSGIAEVLFNLGYTVSGSDRSDSATTRRLAALGIRIVRGHEAESIVDVDVVVVSGAIVADNPELMAARERRIPVVPRAEMLGELMRFRRGIAVAGTHGKTTTTSLVASVLAEGGFDPTFVIGGQLTAAGTHARLGTGEYLVAEADESDGSFLMLSPIVAIVTNIDADHLENYGGDFEAVKKAFDAFLHRLPFYGLAVLCVDDPELARLAGAAPRRMLTYAIDAEADVRATGIHQQGNQMSFDLHLPESAEPVPVVLNMPGRHNVLNALAACAVGWQIGVEPAAMQKALREFQGVGRRFHRRGDLAIDDGSVMLVDDYGHHPRELAATFAAARGGWPDKRFAVVFQPHRYTRTRDLLDDFANVLSEVDVLVLTEVYPAGEAPIAGADARALARAIRARGRVDPVVIEHPRELPHVLPALLRDGDLLMLAGAGDIGAVAVELAAAGHLKSEAA; this is translated from the coding sequence ATGACGCCTTCGCGCATCCATCGCCACGGCGACATCATGCAGGACTTCCGCCGCGTGCATTTCATCGGCATCGGCGGCGTCGGCATGAGCGGCATCGCCGAAGTGCTGTTCAATCTCGGCTACACGGTCAGCGGCTCGGACCGGTCCGACAGCGCGACGACGCGCCGGCTGGCGGCGCTCGGCATCCGCATCGTGCGCGGCCACGAGGCCGAGAGCATCGTCGACGTCGACGTCGTCGTGGTTTCCGGCGCCATCGTCGCCGACAACCCCGAGCTGATGGCGGCGCGCGAACGCCGCATTCCGGTGGTCCCGCGCGCCGAGATGCTCGGCGAGCTGATGCGCTTCCGGCGCGGCATCGCGGTCGCCGGCACGCACGGCAAGACGACCACGACCAGCCTGGTGGCCAGCGTGCTGGCCGAGGGCGGCTTCGACCCGACGTTCGTGATCGGCGGCCAGCTCACCGCCGCCGGTACGCATGCGCGCCTGGGCACCGGCGAATACCTGGTCGCCGAGGCGGACGAGTCGGACGGCTCGTTCCTGATGCTGTCGCCGATCGTCGCGATCGTGACCAACATCGACGCCGACCACCTGGAGAACTACGGTGGCGACTTCGAGGCGGTCAAGAAGGCGTTCGATGCCTTCCTGCACCGCCTGCCGTTCTACGGCCTGGCCGTGCTCTGCGTCGACGACCCGGAGCTGGCGCGCCTGGCCGGAGCCGCGCCGCGCCGCATGCTGACCTACGCGATCGACGCCGAGGCCGACGTGCGCGCCACCGGTATCCACCAGCAGGGCAACCAGATGTCGTTCGATCTGCACCTGCCCGAATCGGCCGAGCCGGTCCCGGTCGTCCTCAACATGCCCGGCCGCCACAACGTGCTCAATGCGCTGGCGGCCTGCGCGGTCGGCTGGCAGATCGGCGTCGAACCGGCGGCCATGCAGAAGGCGCTGCGCGAATTCCAGGGCGTGGGCCGGCGTTTCCACCGCCGCGGCGATCTGGCCATCGACGACGGCAGCGTCATGCTGGTGGACGACTACGGCCATCACCCGCGCGAGCTGGCGGCGACGTTCGCCGCGGCCCGCGGCGGCTGGCCCGACAAGCGCTTCGCCGTGGTGTTCCAGCCGCACCGCTATACCCGCACGCGCGACCTGCTCGACGACTTCGCCAACGTGCTGTCCGAGGTCGACGTCCTCGTCCTGACCGAGGTCTATCCGGCCGGCGAGGCGCCGATCGCCGGTGCCGACGCGCGCGCGCTGGCACGCGCGATCCGCGCCCGCGGCCGGGTCGATCCGGTGGTGATCGAGCACCCGCGCGAACTGCCGCACGTACTGCCGGCGCTGCTGCGCGACGGTGATCTGCTGATGCTGGCCGGTGCCGGCGACATCGGCGCGGTGGCGGTGGAGCTCGCCGCTGCCGGACATCTCAAATCGGAGGCGGCATGA